A genomic segment from Panthera tigris isolate Pti1 chromosome A1, P.tigris_Pti1_mat1.1, whole genome shotgun sequence encodes:
- the LOC102963090 gene encoding LOW QUALITY PROTEIN: protein chibby homolog 2-like (The sequence of the model RefSeq protein was modified relative to this genomic sequence to represent the inferred CDS: deleted 1 base in 1 codon) translates to MVVSQSKWINRGKILRLFSSFFSCTQDQNKLKHEPHEVEKNLQRDNKASRDENKALRKENKSLWRENKALHQENKAFRMDNHLIWEVNQSLREQNQVLWKFKNVILESQRPLEEKINALNTERKSHWQQNRALEAQIKALREQEKAFQNEAKALQEEIQSLHEEIKALKHQERALKMEEQDLMKEGIALEMEERALWKEEQALREENKALREENSALQEEEKALREEAKVLEEWNKILLGKIRNTLTGKMHNKTKQENCDSKV, encoded by the exons ATGGTTGTCTCTCAATCAAAGTGGATAAATAGAGGTAAGATATTGcgattgttttcctcttttttctcttgcacTCAAgatcaaaataaactcaaacatgAGCCTCATGAGgtggaaaaaaatctccagagaGACAATAAGGCATCCAGGGATGAGAACAAGgctcttagaaaagaaaataagtccctttggagagaaaataaagctcttcatcaagaaaacaaagcCTTCCGAATGGACAACCATTTGATCTGGGAGGTGAATCAATCCCTGAGAGAGCAAAACCAGGTCCTATGGaagtttaaaaatgtgattttggaGAGCCAAAGACCACTAGAGGAAAAAATCAATGCtttgaacacagaaagaaagtCTCATTGGCAACAGAATCGAGCCCTGGAGGCTCAGATCAAGGCTCTCAGAGAACAGGAGAAAGCCTTCCAGAATGAGGCGAAAGCTCTTCAGGAAGAAATACAGTCTCTCCATGAGGAGATCAAGGCCCTGAAACACCAGGAGAGAGCACTCAAGATGGAGGAACAAGACTTGATGAAAGAAGGAATAGCACTAGAGATGGAAGAACGGGCTCTGTGGAAGGAGGAGCAGGCCCTTCGTGAGGAGAACAAGGCtcttagagaagaaaacagtgcACTTCAAGAGGAGGAAAAAGCCCTTCGGGAAGAGGCAAAGGTCCTTGAGGAGTGGAATAAGATTCTTCTGGGA AAGATAAGAAACACACTTACGGGGAAAATgcacaataaaacaaagcaggagaATTGTGACTCGAAGGTGTAA